A genomic stretch from Sphingobacterium sp. ML3W includes:
- a CDS encoding outer membrane beta-barrel family protein: protein MPYILRYLLSLLWICTLFTSQAQKANHIKGQTVGEDKQAIPYVSISLYHVNGGILASTAHSDSTGNFRFTNTKAGSYFIKVKSLTHQDTFSPHFRLDEHFDEYDLGKILLLQNNAYLAEVVVERKKQFIEQQQDKLVFNIENSMLADGNNGLELLSKIPGVAVDENGTLSIKGKSGATVMINGKITYLSADQLANLLRSTSSMDINKIEVMSNPNAKQDAAGSAGIINIVLKKGLKQGFNGSVSANAGAGRGAHLGGSLNLNYRTEKINVFGIYNQYFQNLKYYNSLTRYFYTDQGSVPESYSQQENSIQPKLRSNNFRVGIDYSINPKQTIGFLINGGFGKYPKYEPTTNSFRNFNTDNLVWSSTTITEGKERWRDLLYNVNYNLKLNDKGHELKIDLDLVDHYSRMDQQLNTVYNNVGASTPPASSSRIGDIPSDNKVYVAKLDYTLPLPKEYNLEAGWKSSYVRTENDLHYDTLQNDQYVPDLGTSNHFIYKETIHAGYLNLSKSWHKFSTQIGVRGEHTRTRSHQITLNEQFERSYFKLFPAAFFTYTANDNHKVQTSYSYRVQRPSFWDLNPFRVYTDPFSYAEGNSNLNPAYEHSFELGYTYASKYVLTLNYAQRSNVVNDILGRDPLNPYITFERPENIGSFKNYGISFIAPTQFTSWWSATHFANYYRNEYELPQEDELIVRKGNTLSLNSQNSFKLPKDWSIELGGNYVSGLTVGISHIKSYGQIYSGIQKNFLNKKATLKLVVNDIFRTNNRRYETISPTIRLIGRSNPDSRTAILSFSYRFGGSQNTTAQRATGSEEIKSRL, encoded by the coding sequence ATGCCTTATATCCTCCGTTATCTCTTAAGTCTCCTTTGGATCTGTACCCTATTTACAAGCCAAGCTCAAAAAGCAAATCATATCAAGGGACAGACTGTGGGTGAAGATAAACAGGCCATTCCTTATGTAAGTATTTCGCTTTATCACGTCAATGGCGGTATACTGGCCAGTACGGCACACTCAGATAGTACAGGAAATTTCAGGTTTACCAATACAAAAGCGGGTAGCTATTTTATTAAAGTCAAAAGCCTTACCCATCAGGATACTTTCAGTCCCCATTTCAGGTTGGACGAACATTTTGACGAGTATGATCTTGGCAAGATCCTATTATTGCAAAACAATGCTTATCTCGCTGAGGTCGTCGTCGAAAGAAAAAAACAATTTATCGAACAGCAGCAGGACAAGCTGGTCTTCAATATTGAAAACTCAATGCTCGCAGACGGCAACAACGGACTGGAATTACTCAGCAAGATTCCAGGTGTCGCTGTCGACGAAAATGGTACGCTAAGTATTAAAGGTAAATCTGGAGCGACGGTCATGATCAATGGGAAAATTACATACCTGTCCGCCGATCAATTGGCCAATCTCCTACGGAGTACCTCCTCAATGGATATCAATAAAATCGAGGTCATGTCCAATCCAAATGCAAAACAGGATGCTGCCGGATCCGCAGGTATCATTAACATTGTATTAAAGAAAGGACTCAAACAAGGGTTTAATGGTTCCGTATCGGCTAATGCCGGTGCCGGTAGAGGAGCACATCTTGGTGGGAGTCTAAACCTTAATTATCGTACAGAAAAAATCAATGTATTCGGGATTTATAATCAGTATTTCCAGAATCTGAAGTATTATAACTCACTTACACGCTATTTTTACACTGATCAGGGATCAGTCCCTGAATCCTATTCACAGCAGGAGAACAGCATACAGCCCAAACTCCGATCTAATAATTTTAGAGTCGGCATAGATTACAGCATAAACCCCAAACAGACGATAGGTTTCTTAATTAATGGAGGATTCGGAAAATATCCAAAGTACGAGCCCACCACGAATAGCTTCCGAAACTTTAATACCGACAATTTAGTATGGTCATCCACGACCATCACGGAGGGCAAGGAGCGTTGGCGAGATCTGTTGTACAATGTCAATTATAATTTAAAGCTCAATGATAAAGGTCATGAATTAAAAATAGATCTTGACCTTGTTGACCACTATTCAAGAATGGATCAGCAGCTGAATACGGTATATAACAATGTGGGAGCTTCAACTCCGCCTGCAAGCTCCTCAAGAATAGGTGATATCCCCTCCGACAATAAGGTATATGTTGCCAAGCTAGATTATACACTTCCGCTTCCAAAGGAATATAACCTGGAAGCTGGCTGGAAGAGCAGTTACGTACGCACTGAAAACGATCTACATTATGATACATTACAAAATGATCAGTATGTTCCTGATCTGGGTACAAGTAATCACTTTATCTACAAAGAGACTATTCATGCGGGTTATCTAAATCTATCAAAGAGCTGGCATAAGTTTTCAACCCAAATAGGCGTTCGCGGAGAACACACCCGAACACGTAGTCATCAAATTACATTGAATGAACAATTTGAAAGATCCTATTTCAAACTATTCCCAGCAGCATTTTTCACTTATACCGCCAATGACAATCATAAGGTACAGACCAGCTACAGCTATCGCGTACAACGGCCTTCGTTTTGGGATTTAAATCCATTCAGGGTATACACGGATCCTTTTTCCTATGCTGAGGGAAATTCGAACTTAAACCCAGCATACGAACACTCCTTTGAACTAGGTTATACTTACGCAAGCAAATATGTCTTAACGCTGAATTATGCACAGCGGTCAAATGTTGTCAACGATATATTGGGAAGAGATCCACTTAATCCCTATATTACTTTTGAAAGGCCCGAAAATATAGGTTCTTTTAAAAATTATGGGATTTCCTTTATTGCCCCGACCCAATTTACCAGCTGGTGGTCGGCAACCCATTTTGCAAACTATTATCGGAATGAATATGAATTGCCGCAAGAAGATGAGCTAATTGTCCGCAAGGGAAATACATTAAGTCTAAACAGCCAAAATTCGTTCAAATTGCCTAAGGATTGGTCTATCGAATTGGGTGGCAACTATGTGTCTGGCTTAACGGTAGGAATCAGTCATATCAAAAGCTACGGACAGATATATTCTGGCATCCAAAAAAACTTCCTCAATAAAAAAGCCACGCTGAAATTAGTGGTTAATGACATTTTCAGAACCAATAATCGACGATATGAAACTATCTCGCCAACGATCAGGCTGATTGGTAGATCTAATCCCGACAGTAGAACTGCCATCCTATCTTTCAGCTACCGTTTCGGTGGTTCTCAAAACACAACGGCACAACGCGCTACGGGTTCCGAAGAGATAAAAAGTCGACTCTAA